A region of Streptomyces sp. TG1A-60 DNA encodes the following proteins:
- a CDS encoding polyprenyl synthetase family protein, whose translation MTAAARTAVDVTALLERGRTLATPVLRAAVDRLAPPMDTVAAYHFGWIDAHGNPADGDGGKAVRPALAVMSAEVTGAAPEVGVPGAVAVELVHNFSLLHDDLMDGDEQRRHRDTVWKVHGPAQAILVGDALMVLANEILLELGTAEAARAARRVTTATRALIDGQAQDISYEHRERVTVEECLEMEGNKTGALLACACSIGAVLGGADDRTADTLEKYGYHLGLAFQAVDDLLGIWGDPVATGKQTWSDLRQRKKSLPVVAALAAGGPASEQLGELLAADAKSSDFENFSEEEFAARAVLIEEAGGREWTAEEARRQHTIAIDALDSIRMPERVRDQFAGLADFVVVRKR comes from the coding sequence GTGACGGCCGCTGCGAGGACCGCGGTGGACGTGACCGCGCTCCTGGAGCGCGGGCGGACCCTGGCCACCCCCGTGCTGCGGGCGGCCGTCGACCGGCTGGCGCCCCCCATGGACACCGTCGCCGCCTACCACTTCGGCTGGATCGACGCCCACGGCAACCCCGCCGACGGCGACGGCGGCAAGGCCGTGCGCCCCGCGCTCGCGGTCATGTCGGCCGAGGTCACCGGCGCCGCACCCGAGGTCGGCGTCCCCGGTGCGGTCGCGGTGGAGCTGGTGCACAACTTCTCGCTGCTGCACGACGACCTGATGGACGGCGACGAACAGCGCCGCCACCGCGACACCGTCTGGAAGGTGCACGGCCCCGCCCAGGCCATCCTCGTCGGCGACGCCCTGATGGTCCTCGCCAACGAGATCCTGCTCGAACTGGGTACCGCCGAGGCGGCCCGCGCCGCCCGCCGCGTCACCACGGCGACCCGCGCCCTCATCGACGGCCAGGCCCAGGACATCTCCTACGAGCACCGTGAGCGGGTCACCGTCGAGGAGTGCCTGGAGATGGAGGGCAACAAGACCGGCGCCCTGCTCGCCTGCGCCTGCTCCATCGGCGCCGTCCTCGGCGGCGCGGACGACCGCACCGCCGACACGCTGGAGAAGTACGGCTACCACCTCGGCCTCGCCTTCCAGGCCGTCGACGACCTGCTGGGCATCTGGGGCGACCCGGTCGCCACCGGCAAGCAGACCTGGAGCGATCTGCGCCAGCGCAAGAAGTCCCTGCCGGTCGTGGCCGCGCTCGCGGCCGGCGGGCCGGCCTCCGAGCAGCTCGGTGAACTGCTCGCCGCCGACGCCAAGAGCAGCGACTTCGAGAACTTCTCCGAGGAGGAGTTCGCCGCGCGCGCCGTCCTCATCGAGGAGGCGGGCGGCCGGGAGTGGACCGCCGAGGAGGCGCGCCGCCAGCACACGATCGCCATCGACGCGCTGGACTCCATCCGGATGCCCGAGCGGGTGCGGGACCAGTTCGCGGGGCTCGCCGACTTCGTCGTCGTACGGAAGAGATGA
- the hpnE gene encoding hydroxysqualene dehydroxylase HpnE → MTDGAQSGGLPDADRTGRPRSTAAVVGGGLAGITAALALADAGVRVTLLEGRPRLGGLAFSFQRGDLTVDNGQHVYLRCCTAYRWFLDRVDGAALAPLQNRLDVPVLDAGGRPGRRLGRLRRDALPVPLHLGRSLATYPHLSLAERARVGRAALALKALDLADPALDERDFGSWLTAHGQSARAVEALWDLVGVATLNAVAQDASLGLAAMVFKTGLLSDPGAADIGWARVPLGELHDRQARKALDSAGVRTGLRTRVTSVRPQVDGSWRVETPGESIDADTVVLAVPQRETYELLPEGAHDDPGRLLEIGTVPILNVHVVYDRKVLTRPFFAALGSPVQWVFDRTEASGLSQGQYLALSQSAAHDEIDEPVSVLRERYLPELDRLLPSARGAAVKDFFVTRERTATFAPTPGVGRLRPGARTEAPGLYLAGAWTATGWPATMESAVRSGIGAADAALAALGRPREHLFRYEEAA, encoded by the coding sequence ATGACCGACGGCGCACAGTCCGGGGGACTGCCGGACGCGGACCGTACGGGCCGTCCCCGGAGCACGGCCGCGGTGGTCGGCGGGGGGCTGGCGGGCATCACCGCCGCGCTCGCGCTCGCCGACGCCGGTGTCCGGGTCACCCTCCTGGAAGGGCGGCCCCGACTCGGCGGACTCGCCTTCTCCTTCCAGCGTGGCGACCTCACCGTCGACAACGGACAGCATGTGTATCTGCGCTGCTGCACCGCCTACCGCTGGTTCCTCGACCGTGTCGACGGGGCCGCGCTCGCACCGCTGCAGAACCGTCTCGACGTGCCGGTCCTCGACGCCGGGGGCCGGCCCGGGAGGCGGCTCGGCAGACTGCGGCGCGACGCGCTGCCCGTACCTCTGCATCTGGGGCGCAGCCTGGCCACGTACCCCCACCTCTCGCTCGCCGAGCGCGCCCGGGTGGGACGGGCGGCGCTGGCGCTGAAAGCGCTCGACCTCGCGGATCCGGCCCTGGACGAACGGGACTTCGGCAGCTGGCTGACCGCGCACGGCCAGTCGGCGCGTGCCGTCGAGGCGCTGTGGGACCTCGTGGGGGTCGCCACCCTCAACGCGGTGGCCCAGGACGCCTCCCTAGGGCTCGCCGCGATGGTGTTCAAGACGGGCCTGCTGTCCGACCCGGGCGCGGCCGACATCGGATGGGCCCGGGTCCCGCTGGGTGAACTGCACGACCGGCAGGCCCGTAAGGCGCTGGACTCGGCCGGGGTCCGCACCGGACTCCGCACCCGTGTCACCTCTGTCCGCCCTCAGGTGGACGGGAGTTGGCGGGTCGAGACGCCCGGCGAGAGCATCGACGCGGACACGGTCGTCCTCGCCGTGCCGCAGCGCGAGACGTACGAACTGCTGCCAGAGGGCGCGCACGACGACCCTGGGCGGTTGCTGGAGATCGGCACCGTGCCGATCCTCAACGTCCATGTGGTGTACGACCGTAAGGTGCTCACGCGACCGTTCTTCGCGGCGCTCGGCTCCCCGGTGCAGTGGGTCTTCGACCGGACGGAGGCGTCCGGGCTGAGCCAGGGCCAGTATCTGGCGCTGTCGCAGTCGGCCGCCCACGACGAGATCGACGAGCCCGTGTCCGTGCTGCGCGAGCGGTATCTGCCCGAGCTGGACCGGCTGTTGCCCTCCGCGCGCGGCGCGGCGGTGAAGGACTTCTTCGTGACCCGGGAGCGCACCGCGACGTTCGCTCCCACCCCCGGCGTCGGACGGCTCAGGCCCGGCGCCCGCACCGAGGCCCCCGGCCTGTACCTGGCCGGAGCGTGGACCGCCACCGGGTGGCCCGCGACCATGGAGAGTGCGGTCCGCAGCGGCATCGGCGCGGCGGACGCCGCCCTCGCCGCTCTGGGCCGGCCCCGAGAGCACCTCTTCCGCTACGAGGAGGCAGCGTGA
- the hpnD gene encoding presqualene diphosphate synthase HpnD, which yields MIRIVESEPHASAPVLAAYSYCEAVTGRQARNFAYGIRLLPTPKRRAMSALYAFSRRVDDIGDGALAAEVKEARLEETRALLTRVRDGSVGEDDTDPVAVALAHAGETFPIPLDAFDELIDGVLMDVRGETYETWDDLKVYCRCVAGVIGRLSLGVFGTEPGVRGAERAPEYADTLGLALQLTNILRDVREDAEGGRLYLPADDLAKFGCSAGFAGPLPSADSDFAGLVHFEVRRARALFAEGYRLLPMLDRRSGACVAAMAGIYRRLLDRIEREPEAVLRGRVSLPGREKAYVAVRGLSGLDTRHVSRRTVRRRV from the coding sequence GTGATCCGGATCGTGGAGTCGGAACCACACGCGTCCGCGCCGGTACTCGCCGCCTACAGCTACTGCGAGGCCGTCACCGGGCGGCAGGCCCGCAACTTCGCCTACGGCATCAGACTGCTGCCGACGCCCAAGCGCCGCGCGATGTCCGCGCTGTACGCGTTCTCCCGGCGCGTCGACGACATCGGAGACGGCGCGCTCGCCGCCGAGGTCAAGGAGGCCCGGCTGGAGGAGACCAGGGCCCTGCTCACCCGGGTCCGGGACGGCTCCGTCGGTGAGGACGACACGGACCCCGTCGCGGTGGCCCTCGCCCACGCCGGGGAGACCTTCCCGATCCCCCTCGACGCCTTCGACGAACTCATCGACGGCGTCCTCATGGACGTACGCGGCGAGACCTACGAGACCTGGGACGACCTGAAGGTCTACTGCCGCTGTGTCGCGGGCGTCATCGGACGGCTCTCGCTCGGAGTCTTCGGCACGGAACCGGGCGTGCGCGGAGCGGAGCGCGCGCCGGAGTATGCCGACACCCTCGGGCTCGCGCTCCAACTCACCAACATTCTCAGGGACGTTCGGGAGGACGCGGAGGGCGGGCGCCTCTATCTGCCCGCCGACGACCTCGCGAAGTTCGGCTGCTCGGCCGGGTTCGCCGGGCCGCTCCCGTCGGCCGACTCCGACTTCGCGGGGCTGGTGCACTTCGAGGTGCGCCGGGCTCGCGCCCTGTTCGCCGAGGGCTACCGGCTGCTGCCGATGCTCGACCGGCGCAGTGGCGCCTGTGTCGCCGCCATGGCCGGCATCTACCGACGGCTGCTGGACCGCATCGAACGCGAGCCGGAGGCCGTACTGCGCGGCCGGGTCTCGCTGCCCGGGCGTGAGAAGGCGTATGTCGCCGTGCGCGGCCTGTCCGGTCTGGATACCCGCCATGTGTCGCGCCGTACCGTCAGGAGGCGCGTCTGA